A window from Sus scrofa isolate TJ Tabasco breed Duroc chromosome 2, Sscrofa11.1, whole genome shotgun sequence encodes these proteins:
- the LOC110259517 gene encoding LOW QUALITY PROTEIN: protocadherin gamma-A7-like (The sequence of the model RefSeq protein was modified relative to this genomic sequence to represent the inferred CDS: inserted 3 bases in 3 codons) → MAAPQRAGDCRGLLLLSILLGAQSRVWAGRILYSVPEETDPGSFVGNVAKDLGLEPRELGERGVRIVSKGRTQLFALXPRSGSLVTAGRIDREELCAQSARCLVNFNILMEDKMNLYPIEVEIMDVNDNAPKFLTEEMDVKIMENTAPGVRFPLNEARDLDVGTNSLQSYRLNPNHHFSLVVQTGDDGTKYPELVLERALDREEVAAHHLLLTASDGGDPPRSGTARVQVTVVDVNDHAPIFSSPQYQVTVPENVPVGTRLLTVNAVDLDEGVNGEVTYSFRKKTPKILQIFQLNSHTGELSTLDGLDYEDSSYYEMEVQAQDGPGSMTRAKVLVTILDVNDHAPEVTLTSVSSSIPEDTPPGTVIALFYLQDRDSGKNGQVTCTISEDLPFKLERSIDNYYRLMTAKNLDRENFSVYNITLKATDGGSPPLSTETHVSIXVADTNDNPPTFLHSSYSVYVPENNPRGTSIFSVTAYDPDSNENARVVYSLSEDTLQGPSVSSYVSINSDTGVLYVLHSFDYEQFRDLQLRVIASDSGDPPLSSNVSLSIFVLDQNDNTPEILYPALPTDGSTGVELAPRSAEPGYLVTKVVAVDRDSGQNAWLSYRXLKASEPGLFAVGLHTGEVRTARALLDRDALKQSLVVAVQDHGQPPLSATVTLTVAVADSIPDVLADLDNLESPATPMTQASRCTWWWRWPRSPVSSWPLSSCCWRSG, encoded by the exons ATGGCGGCTCCGCAGAGGGCTGGGGACTGCAGGGGACTCCTCCtgctctccatcctcctgggcGCCCAGAGCAGAGTTTGGGCAGGACGCATTCTCTACTCCGTGCCGGAGGAGACAGAccctgggtcttttgtgggtaATGTCGCCAAGGATCTGGGGCTGGAGCCCCGCGAGCTGGGGGAGCGCGGAGTCCGCATCGTCTCCAAAGGTAGGACGCAGCTTTTTGCTC AACCGCGAAGCGGCAGCCTGGTCACCGCGGGCCGCATAGACCGGGAGGAGCTCTGCGCCCAGAGCGCGCGGTGCCTGGTGAACTTTAACAtcctgatggaagataaaatgaatcTTTATCCTATAGAAGTGGAAATAATGGATGTTAATGACAACGCTCCTAAATTCTTGACAGAAGAAATGGATGTGAAAATAATGGAGAATACAGCTCCTGGGGTGCGATTTCCATTaaatgaggctagggatctagaTGTGGGCACGAACTCTCTCCAGAGCTACCGTCTCAACCCCAATCACCACTTCTCCCTGGTCGTGCAAACTGGAGACGATGGAACTAAATATCCGGAATTAGTACTGGAGCGGGCGCTGGACCGGGAGGAAGTGGCAGCTCACCACCTCCTCCTCACAGCCTCTGACGGCGGCGACCCGCCCCGATCTGGGACAGCCCGTGTCCAAGTAACAGTGGTGGACGTGAATGATCACGCACCAATCTTCTCTTCACCCCAGTACCAAGTAACTGTCCCTGAGAACGTGCCAGTGGGCACAAGACTGCTCACGGTAAACGCTGTCGACCTGGATGAGGGAGTCAATGGGGAAGTGACATATTCTTTtcggaaaaaaactccaaaaattctACAGATATTCCAGCTGAACTCCCACACTGGAGAACTGTCAACTTTAGATGGCCTAGATTATGAAGACTCTAGCTACTATGAAATGGAAGTTCAAGCTCAGGATGGTCCTGGTAGTATGACCAGGGCTAAAGTCCTGGTCACAATTTTAGATGTGAATGACCATGCCCCAGAAGTGACGCTAACATCTGTGAGCAGCTCGATTCCTGAAGACACTCCTCCCGGAACAGTGATTGCTCTTTTCTATCTTCAAGACCGAGATTCAGGGAAGAATGGCCAGGTGACCTGCACTATTTCAGAAGATCTGCCTTTTAAATTAGAAAGATCAATAGACAATTACTACAGATTGATGACAGCAAAAAACTTAGACCGGGAAAATTTCTCTGTGTATAACATCACACTGAAAGCCACAGATGGTGGAAGCCCACCTTTATCCACGGAAACTCACGTTTCCA CTGTGGCAGACACCAACGACAACCCACCTACCTTCCTCCACTCCTCCTACTCTGTCTATGTCCCTGAGAACAACCCCAGAGGTACCTCCATATTCTCCGTGACTGCATATGACCCTGACAGCAATGAGAACGCCCGAGTCGTGTACTCCTTGTCTGAAGACACTCTCCAGGGACCGTCTGTATCCTCCTATGTCTCCATCAACTCTGACACTGGGGTCCTATATGTATTACACTCCTTCGACTATGAGCAGTTTCGTGACCTGCAGTTGAGAGTGATTGCGAGTGACAGTGGGGACCCACCCCTCAGCAGCAATGTGTCTCTGAGCATATTTGTGCTGGATCAGAATGACAACACGCCTGAAATCCTGTACCCCGCCCTCCCCACGGATGGCTCCACGGGTGTAGAGCTGGCACCCCGCTCCGCAGAGCCCGGCTACCTGGTGACCAAGGTGGTGGCGGTGGACAGAGACTCGGGCCAGAACGCCTGGCTGTCCTACC TGCTCAAGGCCAGCGAGCCCGGGCTCTTCGCGGTGGGGCTGCACACGGGCGAGGTGCGCACAGCGCGGGCCCTGCTGGACAGAGACGCCCTCAAGCAGAGCCTGGTGGTGGCGGTCCAGGACCACGGCCAGCCCCCCCTCTCGGCCACCGTCACGCTCACCGTGGCCGTGGCAGACAGCATCCCCGACGTCCTGGCTGACCTGGATAACCTCGAATCTCCTGCCACCCCGATGACTCAGGCCTCACGCTGTACCTGGTGGTGGCGGTGGCCGCGGTCTCCTGTGTCTTCCTGGCCTTTGTCATCGTGCTGCTGGCGCTCAGGCTGA
- the LOC110259669 gene encoding protocadherin gamma-A8-like, which translates to MAAPKNYLGSGELVLLCALLGALGEIGRGQIHYSVPEESDKGSVVGRTQLFALNARSGSLVTAGRIDREELCAQSARCLVNINILVEDRVQLYGVEIEVTDINDNNPKFQVESLEVKINEIAAPGTRYPLPEAVDPDVGSNALQSYQLSPSPHFSLDVQTGDDGTVRPELVLQRALDREEEAAHHLVLMASDGGDPRRSSTVHVRVTVLDTNDNAPVFAQPVYRVKVPENVPPGTLLLTVSASDPDEGTNGDVAYRFWKISEKQSPLFHLNEQTGEISAAKSLDYEECAFYDMEIQAEDGGALKDRAKVLISVEDVNDNRPEVTVTSLFSPVLENTPPGTVIAFLNVHDQDSGKNDTNDNPPSFPQTAYSTYIPENNPRGASIFSVTAHDPDSGNNAQVTYSLTQDSIMGAPLSSYVSINSDTGVLYALRSFDYEQIQDLQLLVTASDSGDPPLSSNVSLSLFILDQNDNAPEILYPMLPTDGSTGVELAPRSAEPGYLVTKVVAVDRDSGQNAWLSYRLLKASEPGLFAVGLHTGEVRTARALLDRDALKQSLVVAVQDHGQPPLSATVTLTVAVADSIPHVLTDLGSIKTPADSDDSDLTLYLVVAVAVVSCIFLAFVIVLLALRLWRWHKSSLLQASGSRLAGLPASNFVGIEGVQAFLQTYSHEVSLTSDSRKSHVIFPQPNYADTLISQESLESEALATSSRSRSAPSPAQTRSLEPSYRQLLWQSSSPGGPARRKYSSSEARTATTQRRCL; encoded by the exons ATGGCTGCTCCAAAGAATTACCTAGGAAGCGGCGAGCTGGTACTGCTGTGCGCGCTCCTGGGCGCGCTGGGGGAGATCGGGAGAGGACAGATCCACTACTCCGTGCCAGAAGAGAGCGACAAGGGATCCGTCGTGG GTAGGACGCAGCTCTTTGCGCTGAACGCGCGAAGCGGCAGCCTGGTCACCGCGGGCCGCATAGACCGGGAGGAGCTCTGCGCGCAGAGCGCGCGGTGTCTTGTAAACATTAACATCCTGGTTGAAGACAGAGTGCAACTTTACGGTGTCGAAATAGAAGTGACTGATATCAATGATAATAACCCGAAATTCCAGGTGGAAAGCCTAGAGGTAAAAATCAACGAAATCGCTGCGCCTGGAACTCGCTATCCGCTCCCAGAGGCTGTCGACCCGGATGTGGGCTCGAATGCCCTGCAGAGCTACCAGCTCAGCCCCAGTCCCCACTTCTCGCTGGACGTGCAGACCGGAGACGACGGAACTGTAAGGCCAGAGCTGGTGCTGCAGCGCGCCCTGGACCGCGAGGAGGAGGCTGCTCACCACCTGGTCCTCATGGCCTCGGACGGCGGCGACCCGCGTCGCTCCAGCACAGTGCACGTCCGAGTGACGGTGCTGGATACCAACGACAATGCCCCGGTGTTTGCTCAGCCAGTCTACCGGGTGAAAGTCCCCGAGAACGTGCCCCCAGGCACCCTGCTGCTTACTGTGAGCGCTAGCGACCCAGATGAGGGCACCAATGGAGACGTGGCCTATAGATTCTGGAAAATCAGTGAAAAACAGTCTCCGTTATTCCATCTTAATGAACAGACTGGAGAAATATCAGCAGCAAAGAGTCTGGATTATGAGGAATGTGCATTTTATGACATGGAGATACAGGCTGAAGATGGTGGGGCACTGAAGGATCGGGCCAAAGTCCTCATTTCAGTGGAAGATGTCAACGACAATAGGCCTGAAGTGACTGTTACCTCTCTGTTTAGCCCAGTCTTGGAAAATACTCCTCCTGGGACGGTAATTGCCTTCTTGAATGTGCATGACCAAGACTCTGGGAAGAACG ACACGAATGACAACCCACCTTCCTTCCCTCAAACCGCCTACTCAACCTACATCCCTGAGAACAACCCCAGAGGTGCCTCCATTTTCTCCGTGACTGCTCACGACCCTGACAGTGGCAACAATGCCCAGGTCACTTACTCTCTTACCCAAGACAGCATCATGGGAGCACCTCTCTCCTCTTATGTCTCCATCAACTCTGACACTGGTGTCCTGTACGCACTGCGCTCCTTTGACTATGAGCAGATTCAAGACTTGCAGCTGCTGGTAACAGCCAGCGACAGTGGGGACCCTCCACTGAGCAGCAATGTATCACTGAGCCTGTTCATATTGGACCAGAATGACAATGCGCCAGAGATTTTGTACCCCATGCTTCCCACTGACGGTTCCACAGGCGTGGAGCTGGCACCCCGCTCCGCAGAGCCCGGCTACCTGGTGACCAAGGTGGTGGCGGTGGACAGAGACTCGGGCCAGAACGCCTGGCTGTCCTACCGCCTGCTCAAGGCCAGCGAGCCCGGGCTCTTCGCGGTGGGGCTGCACACGGGCGAGGTGCGCACAGCGCGGGCCCTGCTGGACAGAGACGCCCTCAAGCAGAGCCTGGTGGTGGCGGTCCAGGACCACGGCCAGCCCCCCCTCTCGGCCACTGTCACGCtcaccgtggctgtggctgacagcatCCCTCATGTCCTGACTGACCTGGGTAGCATCAAGACCCCTGCCGACTCTGATGATTCAGACCTCACCCTCTACCTGGTGGTGGCAGTGGCCGTTGTTTCCTGCATCTTCCTCGCCTTCGTCATCGTTCTGCTGGCTCTCAGACTGTGGCGATGGCACAAGTCGAGTCTGCTCCAGGCTTCAGGCAGCAGGTTGGCAGGACTGCCAGCCTCAAACTTCGTAGGCATAGAGGGAGTACAGGCTTTCCTGCAGACCTATTCCCACGAGGTCTCCCTTACCTCGGACTCTCGGAAGAGTCATGTGATCTTTCCTCAGCCCAACTACGCAGACACACTCATCAGCCAGGAGAGCT TGGAGAG
- the LOC106509590 gene encoding LOW QUALITY PROTEIN: protocadherin gamma-B4-like (The sequence of the model RefSeq protein was modified relative to this genomic sequence to represent the inferred CDS: inserted 1 base in 1 codon), with product MGSGAGKRGWAPRRPGLFACLLSLFCLALSEQIRYRIPEEMAQGSVVGNLAKDLRLSVHELATRNLRVSSEKPYFAVSAESGELLVSSRLDREQICGKKPACALEFEAVAENPLNFYHVNVEIEDVNDHTPKFTQSSFELQISESTKPGARFILGSAHDADIGTNSLQNYQLSPDDHFSLVVKEKFDGNKYPELVLKTPLDREEQTSHHLTLTALDFGDPPLSSTAQIRVQVTDANDNPPVFSQELYRVELPENVLPGFTVLRVMATDQDEGVNAEITFFFTEADQITQFDLNSNTGEITILNTLDYEEVKEYSIVLEARDGGGMIAQCTVEIEVLDINDNVPEVIFQSLPGLIMEDTKLGTHIALLKVRDKDSGHNGEVICKLEGYVPFKILTSSRNAYRLVTDGALDREQTAEYNITITATDKGXPPLSSRSSITLHIGDVNDNAPVFQQASYEVHVAENNPPGASIAQVSARDPDLGPNGHVSYSLVAGDLEPRALASYVSVSAQSGVVFAQRAFDHEQLRALELTLQARDHGSPALRANVSLRVLVGDRNDNAPRVLYPALGPDGSALFDTVPRAAQPGYLVTKVVAVDADAGHNAWLSYHVLQASEPGLFSLGLRTGEVRTARALGERDAARQRLLVAVRDGGQPPLSATATLLLVFADSLQEALPDLGDAPAPSDAQAELQLYLVVALALISVLFLVAVILAVALHVRRSSRPAAWGCFQPGLCVKAGPVGPPNYSEGTLPYSYNLCVAHTGKTEFNFLTCSEPLSSGQDILCAESPGALFPLCNSSESTSNQVSFL from the exons ATGGGGAGCGGCGCGGGGAAGCGGGGCTGGGCTCCGAGGCGGCCAGGGCTCTTTGCCTGCCTGCTGTCTTTGTTCTGCCTGGCGCTGTCTGAGCAGATCCGCTACAGGATTCCCGAGGAGATGGCCCAGGGCTCGGTGGTGGGGAACCTCGCCAAGGACCTGAGACTCAGTGTCCACGAGTTAGCGACTCGAAACCTGCGCGTCAGTTCGGAGAAGCCTTACTTCGCAGTGAGCGCAGAGAGCGGGGAGTTACTTGTGAGCAGCCGGCTGGACCGGGAGCAGATATGCGGGAAGAAGCCAGCCTGTGCTCTGGAGTTTGAGGCAGTTGCTGAAAATCCACTGAACTTTTATCACGTGAATGTGGAGATCGAGGACGTTAATGACCACACGCCAAAATTTACGCAAAGTTCCTTTGAGCTGCAAATAAGTGAGTCCACAAAACCCGGTGCTCGATTTATCTTAGGATCTGCCCATGATGCAGATATTGGTACCAACTCACTGCAGAATTACCAGCTCAGTCCTGATGATCATTTCTCACTCGTGGTTAAAGAGAAATTCGATGGCAATAAATACCCTGAGCTGGTACTGAAGACACCTTTAGACAGGGAAGAACAGACGTCCCATCACTTGACTTTGACTGCCTTGGACTTTGGGGATCCACCCTTAAGCAGTACTGCACAGATACGGGTCCAAGTGACTGATGCCAACGATAACCCTCCAGTGTTCAGCCAAGAACTATACAGGGTGGAGCTTCCAGAAAACGTGTTGCCAGGCTTTACTGTGCTCCGAGTGATGGCCACCGACCAAGATGAGGGTGTAAATGCTGAGATCACCTTCTTTTTCACTGAAGCAGACCAGATTACCCAGTTTGACCTGAATTCTAATACTGGGGAAATTACTATTCTAAATACACTAGATTATGAAGAGGTCAAAGAGTATTCCATAGTTTTGGAAGCAAGGGATGGTGGAGGAATGATTGCCCAGTGCACAGTGGAGATAGAAGTCCTAGATATAAATGACAACGTCCCAGAAGTGATATTCCAGTCTCTACCAGGTCTTATTATGGAGGACACCAAGCTGGGAACACACATTGCTTTGCTCAAAGTTCGTGACAAGGATTCTGGACACAATGGGGAAGTTATTTGTAAATTAGAAGGCTACGTTCCATTTAAAATACTCACTTCTTCAAGAAACGCATATAGATTAGTGACAGATGGAGCTCTAGATCGTGAGCAGACCGCTGAGTATAACATCACCATCACAGCCACCGACAAGG AGCCGCCCCTCTCCTCCAGGTCAAGCATCACCCTGCACATCGGTGATGTCAACGACAACGCTCCGGTTTTCCAGCAGGCCTCCTACGAGGTCCACGTGGCGGAGAACAACCCGCCCGGCGCCTCCATCGCGCAAGTGAGCGCTCGCGATCCCGACCTGGGGCCCAACGGCCACGTCTCCTACTCCCTCGTGGCCGGCGACCTGGAGCCGCGCGCGCTGGCGTCCTACGTGTCCGTGAGCGCGCAGAGCGGCGTGGTGTTCGCGCAGCGCGCCTTCGACCACGAGCAGCTGCGCGCCTTGGAGCTGACGCTGCAGGCCCGCGACCACGGCTCGCCCGCGCTCCGCGCCAACGTGAGCCTGCGCGTGCTGGTGGGCGACCGCAACGACAACGCGCCCAGGGTGCTGTACCCGGCGCTGGGGCCCGACGGCTCGGCGCTCTTCGACACGGTGCCGCGCGCCGCGCAGCCCGGCTACCTGGTGACCAAGGTGGTGGCGGTGGACGCGGACGCGGGGCACAACGCGTGGCTGTCGTACCACGTGCTGCAGGCCAGCGAGCCGGGCCTCTTCAGCCTGGGGCTGCGCACGGGCGAGGTGCGCACGGCGCGGGCCTTGGGCGAGCGGGACGCGGCCCGCCAGCGCCTGCTGGTCGCGGTGCGCGACGGGGGCCAGCCGCCCCTGTCGGCCACCGCCACGCTGCTCCTGGTGTTCGCGGACAGCCTGCAGGAGGCGCTGCCGGACCTGGGGGACGCTCCTGCCCCTTCGGACGCCCAGGCTGAGCTGCAGTTGTACCTGGTGGTGGCCTTGGCGCTGATCTCGGTGCTCTTCCTGGTGGCGGTGATCCTGGCGGTCGCCCTACACGTGCGACGTTCCTCCAGGCCCGCGGCCTGGGGCTGCTTTCAGCCTGGCCTCTGTGTCAAGGCCGGGCCCGTGGGTCCCCCCAACTACAGTGAAGGAACGTTGCCCTATTCCTACAACCTGTGCGTTGCCCACACTGGAAAGACAGAGTTTAATTTTCTGACATGTAGTGAGCCGTTGAGTTCAGGACAAGACATACTTTGTGCTGAGTCACCTGGGGCCTTATTTCCACTTTGTAATTCCAGTGAGTCAACCTCCAACCAGGTGAGTTTCCTGTAA